One window of Phycisphaeraceae bacterium genomic DNA carries:
- a CDS encoding transketolase — translation MSFEAAIHAQAIDLGKTSLEMTAAAGSGHPTTALSLAHIVTILMFDAMRWSPDYPDYPTSDRLVLSEGHAVPIVYAAACKLGVVVGKDEASRRKLAQDEWKTLREADSLLDGHPNPMEGFPFFDAATGSLGQGLSVALGLGEAARFDGFDKHIYCIIGDGEAREGQITEAIDEMMDRNLVNVCPIFNCNQYGQAARVSDQQSVEKLKARLDAAGMHVVEIDGHNPEQIRSALKTFAERARANNGAPMAIVAKTVKGWGAPSIQGGGWHGKPPTGDALQKALSELDQRRTELTTTLASSDTFQIQPPAQAPAPTEPIFDIPSFSQAMKKYDMESLYHSGRMATRRAYGLALRALGHASKDVVVLDADVSNSTFAEWFAKDSDINDRFIECKIAEQNMISMGVGLSAAGKVPFCSTFAKFLTRAYDQIEMAIYSGANIKIVGSHSGISLAADGPSQMSLPDIAWFRSLSTVRDHRGNPGCYILQPADAFAAYALTQTMAEYEGVCYMRTLRPDTEFLYSDDVVFNLGGFEVLHKGRDVALITSGYTVHEANKAIEKLDQAGVSATLVDLYSLPFDADKLMDLIGENGGYAITIEDNFGASIGSAVADAITESGDGFTLKQIHVTRIPKSARSEDAIMKMCGLTSDDIAKSVLNVLEVA, via the coding sequence ATGTCATTTGAAGCAGCAATTCACGCGCAGGCCATCGACCTCGGAAAGACCTCGCTTGAGATGACAGCAGCTGCGGGATCGGGCCACCCGACCACAGCACTCAGTCTGGCTCACATCGTCACCATCCTCATGTTCGATGCAATGCGCTGGTCGCCCGACTATCCCGATTATCCCACATCAGACCGTCTTGTACTTTCAGAGGGGCATGCTGTTCCGATCGTGTACGCGGCAGCGTGCAAACTCGGTGTTGTTGTTGGTAAGGATGAGGCGAGCCGGCGCAAGCTTGCGCAGGATGAATGGAAGACACTTCGCGAAGCAGACTCATTGCTCGATGGACATCCCAATCCGATGGAAGGGTTCCCGTTCTTTGATGCAGCTACCGGCTCGCTTGGTCAGGGACTCAGCGTTGCGCTTGGTCTTGGTGAAGCAGCACGATTTGACGGATTCGACAAGCACATTTACTGCATCATCGGTGATGGCGAAGCACGCGAGGGACAGATCACGGAAGCCATTGATGAAATGATGGATCGTAATCTTGTGAACGTCTGCCCTATCTTCAACTGCAATCAGTACGGGCAAGCTGCACGTGTCTCCGATCAGCAGTCTGTTGAAAAGCTCAAGGCGCGTCTTGATGCTGCCGGAATGCATGTTGTCGAGATCGATGGACACAACCCGGAGCAGATCCGCAGCGCATTGAAAACATTCGCCGAGCGCGCCCGAGCAAACAACGGCGCGCCGATGGCGATCGTTGCAAAGACTGTCAAGGGATGGGGCGCACCGTCGATCCAAGGTGGTGGCTGGCATGGCAAGCCGCCGACGGGTGATGCGCTGCAGAAGGCGCTGTCTGAACTTGATCAGCGCAGAACAGAACTCACAACAACACTCGCCAGCTCGGACACATTCCAGATCCAGCCGCCCGCGCAGGCACCAGCGCCGACCGAGCCGATATTCGATATCCCCAGCTTCAGTCAGGCAATGAAGAAGTACGACATGGAGTCGCTGTACCACTCAGGGCGCATGGCGACTCGCCGAGCATACGGACTGGCACTCCGCGCACTCGGCCATGCAAGCAAGGATGTTGTTGTGCTCGATGCTGATGTGTCAAACTCAACCTTTGCGGAGTGGTTCGCGAAGGACAGCGACATCAACGATCGCTTTATCGAATGCAAAATCGCAGAGCAGAACATGATCTCAATGGGTGTAGGTCTTTCTGCTGCAGGTAAGGTGCCGTTCTGTTCGACCTTTGCCAAGTTTCTGACACGCGCGTACGACCAGATCGAGATGGCGATCTATTCTGGTGCAAACATCAAGATCGTTGGCTCTCACTCGGGCATCTCACTCGCTGCAGATGGACCGTCGCAGATGTCACTGCCGGATATCGCATGGTTCCGCTCGCTCTCAACGGTGCGTGATCATCGCGGCAATCCCGGGTGCTACATCCTCCAGCCGGCCGACGCTTTTGCTGCGTACGCGCTCACACAGACGATGGCTGAGTATGAGGGTGTGTGCTATATGCGCACGCTGCGCCCCGACACGGAGTTCCTGTACTCCGACGATGTTGTCTTCAATCTTGGTGGGTTCGAGGTATTGCACAAGGGACGCGATGTCGCGCTTATCACATCGGGTTACACGGTGCACGAGGCGAACAAGGCAATCGAGAAACTTGATCAGGCTGGTGTTTCCGCGACGCTTGTTGATCTGTACTCGCTCCCGTTCGATGCGGACAAGCTGATGGACCTGATCGGTGAGAACGGCGGCTATGCCATCACGATCGAGGACAACTTCGGTGCCTCAATCGGATCAGCGGTTGCGGACGCCATTACAGAATCAGGCGACGGATTTACGCTCAAACAGATCCACGTCACACGCATCCCCAAGAGCGCGCGCTCCGAGGACGCGATCATGAAGATGTGCGGGTTGACATCGGACGATATCGCCAAGAGCGTGCTGAACGTGCTCGAAGTGGCGTAA
- a CDS encoding helix-turn-helix transcriptional regulator, with amino-acid sequence MARKRPEQKITDTKQMRALSSSVRQEIIDTVNALSVCSIREIALALGCSADSLYYHIRALIEAGLLVKAGTRPSSRREELLVSTPTRGIMRLCYEPNNEDTVNTVARIVGSMLRVAERDFKAGFKPDIARCDGSERNLNASRQKAWLNKAQRREVNVILHRLQEIFSETQPTEGSELHSLTFVLAPIEPKEVRSGG; translated from the coding sequence ATGGCACGAAAACGCCCCGAGCAGAAGATCACAGACACAAAGCAGATGCGGGCCCTCTCTTCATCTGTCCGGCAGGAGATCATCGACACCGTGAATGCCCTCTCGGTGTGCTCGATCAGAGAAATTGCACTCGCGCTGGGTTGCTCCGCTGACAGCCTGTACTACCACATCCGCGCGCTCATAGAAGCGGGTCTGCTCGTAAAAGCTGGAACCCGACCTTCGAGTCGGCGCGAAGAACTGCTTGTTTCAACCCCAACGCGTGGCATCATGCGACTGTGTTATGAGCCGAACAACGAAGACACGGTCAACACAGTGGCGCGCATTGTCGGCTCGATGCTGCGTGTTGCCGAGCGGGACTTCAAAGCGGGGTTCAAGCCCGATATCGCGCGCTGCGATGGATCGGAACGCAATCTCAACGCGAGCAGGCAGAAAGCATGGCTCAACAAGGCGCAACGACGTGAAGTCAATGTGATTCTGCACAGACTCCAGGAGATTTTCTCAGAGACGCAGCCAACTGAGGGGAGCGAGTTGCACAGTCTGACATTCGTGCTTGCGCCGATCGAGCCGAAAGAAGTTCGAAGCGGTGGGTAA